One region of Takifugu flavidus isolate HTHZ2018 chromosome 14, ASM371156v2, whole genome shotgun sequence genomic DNA includes:
- the LOC130537285 gene encoding uncharacterized protein LOC130537285 isoform X2 has product MELDCGKACRDQGECSPYPRSVEEQWKWTLDQVVSGMKEEERERELDAIKKLWKEAQKQKILPSPEVKVNLADALFNWESEIHTMLQDHLDNPKLGFIAGKSWQKQGKELEDRRRRIHVVAVACAAVHYFRSGRVTRVPNVEKPPLEDLNQTLTLNTTLYPSLPTTSSPPPYQLPILTINSGQLDVDRDEELQELRETVCELWRQVRRIKQRQKEVGDKLGKNEFREEVQVVRPKISQQTIFKKQDSQKSTLNIFKTLSNHIKQAKRVDPSGGFARAERREEKARLIYGSDKEESENKTDTFKLPATFIGELEHQEHVHPQTELYEKDQGSSMGNCELELWEESECEYRGEPLTGAINNEEVGQIHTQSKGPVSGMPQLQAPLIQKRGGQEPVYVPFAITDINCLVDKMPPPAEGGGKWMSRLFSLTQSMQLAMGDFRGILGRQVSLWDLDKVEVAAGIKDRPNAARFGPCATRVGTAMRQVFPISPGAMQNLRFKWEESESAHGFLTRCKEEWMCATGCHPGSDNLHTTLFRQAIILGLPQSVKEAMEGNPDLPGSTAEVWERHLSHHINTFKAKQQGKKAEVMTAQEQLLKMQLDEALKKLNDKQKEEKQMVQQFSRQVQPDPLGPQQDFALINPYWVSPRGGMCGRHGGQGYGLIGGYLGRDQCHACKGYGHWQRDCPYRNYPELPGSVPPSHGIYHRSR; this is encoded by the exons atggaactggattGTGGAAAAGCGTgtagggatcagggagaatgttctccctatcctcggtctgtggaagaacagtggaagtggactcttgatcaggtggtgagcggcatgaaagaagaggagagggaaagagaattggatgcaataaaaaagttgtggaaggaagctcaaaAGCAGAAGATTCTTCCCTcaccagaggtgaaggttaatttagctgatgcATTGTTTAactgggagtcagaaattcatacTATGTTACAGGATCATctggataatccaaaattaggttttatagcagggaaatcatggcaaaaacagggtaaggagttagaagataggcgtcgaaggatacatgttgtggctgtggcatgtgcagcggtgcactatttcagatctgggagggtcacacgagtgcctaatgtcgagaagcctccattagaagatttaaatcagacattgacacttaacaccactctttacccatcattacctactacctcttccccacccccatatcaattgccaattttgactattaacagtggtcagttagatgtggacagagatgaagaactgcaggagttacgtgagacagtgtgtgaactttggagacaggttagaaggatcaaacagagacagaaagaggttggagataagttaggaaaaaatgaatttagagaggaagttcaggtggttcgccctaaaatctcccaacaaactatatttaaaaaacaggacagtcaaaaatctacattaaatatctttaaaacacttagCAATCATATAAAACAAGcgaaaagagttgatccctcaggaggatttgccagggctgagcgcagggaggagaaggcaagattgatttatggcagtgataaagaggagagtgagaataaGACAGACACCTTCAAacttccggctacatttattggggaattgGAGCATCAGGAGCATGTTCatcctcagacagaattatatgaaaagGATCAGGGTTCAAGTATGGGGAATTGTGAATTAGAAttatgggaagagagtgagtgtgagtatagaggtgaaccgttgacaggggccataaataatgaggaggtgggtcaaaTACACACGcagagtaaggggcccgtttcaggaatgccgcagctacaggcccctctgatacagaaaagaggaggacaggaaccggtatatgttccatttgcaattacagacatcaattgtttagtggataagatgcccccacccgcagagggaggcggcaagtggatgtccagactttttagtttaacacagagcatgcagctggcgatgggagactttagaggaattctaGGGAGACAAgtctctctctgggatttggataaagttgaggtagcagcaggcattaaagatagacctaatgctgcacgttttgggccttgtgcaaccagggttggtacAGCTATGAGACAGGTATTTCcaatatctccaggagcaatgcagaatctaagatttaagtgggaggaaagtgagtcggcacatgggttccttacgaggtgtaaagaggaatggatgtgtgccacagggtgccatcctggctcagataatttgcATACCACTTTATTCcgtcaggcaataattttaggacttccacaatcagTAAAAGAAgctatggaaggaaatcctgacctcccAGGTAGCACAGcggaagtctgggagagacatctctcACACCACattaacacatttaaagctaaacaacagggaaagaaagcggaggtgatgacagcgcaggaacagctcctaaaaatgcagttagatgaagcactgaaaaagctaaatgataaacaaaaggaagagaaacagatggttcagcagttttctcggcaggtgcagccagatccgttaggtccgcaacaagattttgctctgataaacccgtattgggtcagtccaaggggaggcatgtgtgggagacatggcgggcagggatacggcttgataggcgggtacttaggccgagatcagtgtcacgcctgcaaagggtatggtcattggcaaagggactgtccatatcgcaACTACCCGGAgttaccaggcagtgttccaccatctcatggaatttatcaccggagccgat ag
- the LOC130537285 gene encoding uncharacterized protein LOC130537285 isoform X1 — MELDCGKACRDQGECSPYPRSVEEQWKWTLDQVVSGMKEEERERELDAIKKLWKEAQKQKILPSPEVKVNLADALFNWESEIHTMLQDHLDNPKLGFIAGKSWQKQGKELEDRRRRIHVVAVACAAVHYFRSGRVTRVPNVEKPPLEDLNQTLTLNTTLYPSLPTTSSPPPYQLPILTINSGQLDVDRDEELQELRETVCELWRQVRRIKQRQKEVGDKLGKNEFREEVQVVRPKISQQTIFKKQDSQKSTLNIFKTLSNHIKQAKRVDPSGGFARAERREEKARLIYGSDKEESENKTDTFKLPATFIGELEHQEHVHPQTELYEKDQGSSMGNCELELWEESECEYRGEPLTGAINNEEVGQIHTQSKGPVSGMPQLQAPLIQKRGGQEPVYVPFAITDINCLVDKMPPPAEGGGKWMSRLFSLTQSMQLAMGDFRGILGRQVSLWDLDKVEVAAGIKDRPNAARFGPCATRVGTAMRQVFPISPGAMQNLRFKWEESESAHGFLTRCKEEWMCATGCHPGSDNLHTTLFRQAIILGLPQSVKEAMEGNPDLPGSTAEVWERHLSHHINTFKAKQQGKKAEVMTAQEQLLKMQLDEALKKLNDKQKEEKQMVQQFSRQVQPDPLGPQQDFALINPYWVSPRGGMCGRHGGQGYGLIGGYLGRDQCHACKGYGHWQRDCPYRNYPELPGNSTFSDGSCSDGTYNT; from the exons atggaactggattGTGGAAAAGCGTgtagggatcagggagaatgttctccctatcctcggtctgtggaagaacagtggaagtggactcttgatcaggtggtgagcggcatgaaagaagaggagagggaaagagaattggatgcaataaaaaagttgtggaaggaagctcaaaAGCAGAAGATTCTTCCCTcaccagaggtgaaggttaatttagctgatgcATTGTTTAactgggagtcagaaattcatacTATGTTACAGGATCATctggataatccaaaattaggttttatagcagggaaatcatggcaaaaacagggtaaggagttagaagataggcgtcgaaggatacatgttgtggctgtggcatgtgcagcggtgcactatttcagatctgggagggtcacacgagtgcctaatgtcgagaagcctccattagaagatttaaatcagacattgacacttaacaccactctttacccatcattacctactacctcttccccacccccatatcaattgccaattttgactattaacagtggtcagttagatgtggacagagatgaagaactgcaggagttacgtgagacagtgtgtgaactttggagacaggttagaaggatcaaacagagacagaaagaggttggagataagttaggaaaaaatgaatttagagaggaagttcaggtggttcgccctaaaatctcccaacaaactatatttaaaaaacaggacagtcaaaaatctacattaaatatctttaaaacacttagCAATCATATAAAACAAGcgaaaagagttgatccctcaggaggatttgccagggctgagcgcagggaggagaaggcaagattgatttatggcagtgataaagaggagagtgagaataaGACAGACACCTTCAAacttccggctacatttattggggaattgGAGCATCAGGAGCATGTTCatcctcagacagaattatatgaaaagGATCAGGGTTCAAGTATGGGGAATTGTGAATTAGAAttatgggaagagagtgagtgtgagtatagaggtgaaccgttgacaggggccataaataatgaggaggtgggtcaaaTACACACGcagagtaaggggcccgtttcaggaatgccgcagctacaggcccctctgatacagaaaagaggaggacaggaaccggtatatgttccatttgcaattacagacatcaattgtttagtggataagatgcccccacccgcagagggaggcggcaagtggatgtccagactttttagtttaacacagagcatgcagctggcgatgggagactttagaggaattctaGGGAGACAAgtctctctctgggatttggataaagttgaggtagcagcaggcattaaagatagacctaatgctgcacgttttgggccttgtgcaaccagggttggtacAGCTATGAGACAGGTATTTCcaatatctccaggagcaatgcagaatctaagatttaagtgggaggaaagtgagtcggcacatgggttccttacgaggtgtaaagaggaatggatgtgtgccacagggtgccatcctggctcagataatttgcATACCACTTTATTCcgtcaggcaataattttaggacttccacaatcagTAAAAGAAgctatggaaggaaatcctgacctcccAGGTAGCACAGcggaagtctgggagagacatctctcACACCACattaacacatttaaagctaaacaacagggaaagaaagcggaggtgatgacagcgcaggaacagctcctaaaaatgcagttagatgaagcactgaaaaagctaaatgataaacaaaaggaagagaaacagatggttcagcagttttctcggcaggtgcagccagatccgttaggtccgcaacaagattttgctctgataaacccgtattgggtcagtccaaggggaggcatgtgtgggagacatggcgggcagggatacggcttgataggcgggtacttaggccgagatcagtgtcacgcctgcaaagggtatggtcattggcaaagggactgtccatatcgcaACTACCCGGAgttaccaggca acagcacatttagtgatgggtcatgctctgacggtacttacaacacatag
- the LOC130537294 gene encoding acetylcholine receptor subunit delta-like, which yields MFIMVVVTVVVLNCVVVLNLHFRTPSTHVMSEWTKQLFLQRLPHILRMSRPAEAEPYWDGALPWRSSSVGYIASAEEYDSVKSRSELMFEKQSGRHGLVTRVTHAARTFPETFKHMRYRSISSFI from the exons atgttcatcatggtggtggtgacggtggtggtgctgaactgtgtggtcgtcctcaacctccacttcaggacgccgagcacgcacgtcatgtctgagtggaccaaacag ctcttcctccagcgattaccccacatcttgcgcatgtcccgccctgctgaggcagagccgtactgggatggagcgttaccgtggcgatccagctcagtgggctacattgcctcggctgaggagtacgacagtgtgaagtcccgcagtgagctgatgtttgagaaacagtctgggagacacggactggtgacccgagtcacacacgctgccaggacgtttccagaaacatttaaacacatgagatatagaagcatcagtagcttcatttga